One genomic window of Biomphalaria glabrata chromosome 9, xgBioGlab47.1, whole genome shotgun sequence includes the following:
- the LOC106059383 gene encoding RNA-binding protein RO60-like, translating into MAVDVPSDLDLVSRFVYFGSEEGHFTVDPPKTFTDKTPSLDTFLSKERGSEVIKRLKLIFQTRRYITKDPLLFAIAHIIRNMPVTESHDEDKIRNEAYSLAQDVCESALDLFTFVHFNKETSPPKKAGFGHGMKTFIAKWYFSKPPLKLAHEVTRFKSGRGWTHRDLIRQCHMKTDTKSKATSVVLNYLTQKKYQLTDDLDCEDSEVGEVVQFLKDIKSLSSPQPVDGDFARSLIEKHKLVDRQIPTFLRNLPQTFEGMLGNMTMEEIINSIPKMATLGMLEQCSIHTPLIIEKIKNLDLVKSSKIHPVVIFLVMRCYESDRSKKYVKNYHLIRALQAAFTASLESLPSIGTKTLVAVHVEGKAAKQHVLGANYLSPILPCALMTNFLLQSEDNLKLVYFNQMVSEINLSRTVPMARIVEAFVSFTRDPANTSYDLVEPIKWATQHKKPFDNILILCDKKMVSSQADLHNAIDTYRREVLLPNAKFLVLGLTDLTSVTNKMDLNMCEVSGFNKKIPSLIYNFFLGHYDVNTEAMASEQP; encoded by the exons ATGGCAGTAGATGTTCCAAGCGACTTAGATCTGGTGAGCCGCTTTGTCTACTTTGGTTCTGAAGAGGGGCATTTTACTGTTGATCCTCCCAAGACTTTTACAGATAAAACACCTTCTTtagatacatttttatcaaaggaGAGAGGGTCAGAAGTCATCAAAAGACTTAAACTAATTTTTCAAACAAGACGTTACATAACTAAAGATCCATTGTTATTCGCCATAGCTCATATCATTAGGAACATGCCAGTAACTGAGTCCCATGATGAGGATAAAATTCGTAATGAAGCTTACAGTCTTGCTCAAGATGTTTGTGAATCAGCGCTAGATCTCTTCACTTTCGTCCATTTCAACAAGGAAACTTCCCCACCCAAGAAGGCAGGTTTTGGCCATGGGATGAAAACATTTATCGCCAAGTGGTATTTTTCAAAACCACCACTTAAGCTTGCCCATGAGGTCACCAGGTTCAAATCAGGACGAGGCTGGACACATAGAGATCTTATTCGTCAGTGTCATATGAAGACTGATACAAAATCAAAAG CTACCTCTGTTGTACTAAATTAtttgacacaaaaaaaataccaaCTTACTGATGATCTTGACTGTGAAGACTCGGAAGTTGGAGAAGTTGTACAATTCCTCAAAGATATAAAGTCACTTTCCTCGCCACAGCCTGTGGATGGGGACTTTGCTCGCAGTCTGATTGAAAAGCACAAGTTAGTAGATCGACAAATCCCTACATTCTTAAGGAATTTACCTCAA ACTTTTGAAGGCATGCTGGGAAATATGACCATGGAAGAAATCATTAATAGCATCCCAAAGATGGCAACACTTGGAATGCTGGAACAATGTTCTATACATACTCCTCTCATTATTGAGAAGATCAAAAATTTAGACTTAGTGAAAAGTAGCAA aattcATCCAGTAGTTATCTTTCTTGTCATGAGATGCTATGAGTCTGACCGAAGTAAAAAATATGTCAAGAACTATCATTTGATTCGAGCTCTTCAAGCTGCATTCACTGCCTCCCTAGAA tctctcCCTTCCATAGGTACCAAAACACTTGTAGCTGTTCATGTCGAGGGTAAAGCTGCCAAACAGCATGTTTTAGGAGCCAATTATCTTTCACCCATACTGCCTTGTGCCCTCATGACAAACTTCCTGCTACAG TCGGAAGACAACCTGAAGCTAGTTTACTTCAACCAGATGGTGAGTGAAATCAACTTAAGCCGCACTGTGCCGATGGCTAGAATTGTTGAAGCTTTTGTGAGTTTTACAAGAGAT cCAGCCAATACTAGCTATGATCTAGTAGAGCCAATCAAATGGGCAACTCAGCATAAAAAACCTTTTGATAACATCCTTATTTTATGTGATAAGAAAATGGTCAGCTCACAGGCAGATCTCCATAATGCTATAGACACTTACAGACGTGAAGTCTTATTACCAAATGCAAA aTTTCTGGTGCTAGGTCTAACTGATCTGACATCTGTGACCAACAAGATGGATCTCAACATGTGTGAGGTCAGTGGATTTAACAAGAAGATACCCAGTTTGATTTACAACTTCTTCCTAGGACACTATGATGTCAATACTGAAGCTATGGCCAGTGAACAACCATGA